The bacterium genome contains a region encoding:
- a CDS encoding Hsp20/alpha crystallin family protein, with product MDRLTRWNPFKELVDVRDDFDRIVEKFFKPEVDFWEGKTKAPLVDVYEEKDAIVVKAEIPGVKKEELEVSVTDDTITLSGKKKDEKEVKKENFYRKEIREGSFFRTIPLPCRVDREKVKASYKEGILEITLPKAAEEIEKELKIDIQ from the coding sequence ATGGATAGACTTACAAGATGGAATCCTTTTAAGGAATTGGTTGATGTAAGAGATGATTTTGATAGGATTGTAGAAAAATTTTTCAAACCAGAAGTAGATTTTTGGGAAGGAAAAACTAAGGCACCTCTGGTAGATGTTTATGAAGAGAAAGATGCCATAGTTGTAAAAGCCGAGATACCTGGTGTGAAAAAGGAAGAACTTGAGGTTTCCGTAACAGATGATACTATTACTCTTTCTGGCAAGAAAAAAGATGAGAAAGAGGTAAAGAAAGAGAATTTTTATAGAAAAGAGATTAGAGAAGGTTCTTTCTTCAGAACTATTCCTCTACCTTGCCGAGTGGATAGAGAAAAAGTGAAAGCATCATATAAAGAAGGAATCCTTGAGATTACTCTTCCTAAAGCTGCAGAAGAAATAGAGAAAGAACTTAAGATAGATATTCAGTAA
- a CDS encoding anti-sigma factor, which translates to MKCKNFCKLISEYIDGELDAKQKDLAEKHLLECPNCMSLLETMKKTIYYSKKIYKVEEVPGEIIKNIYVEIQVIYEKKYKK; encoded by the coding sequence ATGAAATGTAAAAATTTTTGCAAATTAATATCAGAGTATATAGATGGTGAACTTGATGCAAAACAGAAGGATTTAGCAGAGAAGCATCTTTTGGAATGTCCAAACTGTATGTCATTGTTAGAAACAATGAAAAAAACTATATACTATTCAAAAAAAATATACAAAGTAGAAGAAGTTCCTGGTGAAATAATCAAGAATATCTATGTTGAAATTCAAGTGATATACGAAAAAAAATATAAGAAATGA
- the trxB gene encoding thioredoxin-disulfide reductase, producing the protein MDKKIIIIGAGPAGLTAGMYSARARIKTVIIEKFFPGGNMLITETIENYPGFDVPVSGQELSEKMKKQYLDWDGELVDGEVEEVSFDKEDKRVVLSDGKELSAGALIIASGSVRQKLGVEGEDEFQGKGVSYCAICDGAFFKGKTIAVIGGGNSALEEAIYLTRYVDKCYLIHRRNEFRASKHFNEELLKFPSIEPIMSAVVDKIEGDDTVKNIVLKRLDKKTKEDLKLDGIFVSVGQKPNVDFLKGRLEQNPSGYLITNYRMETSKEGVFACGDVIRKSLYQVVTACGDGAIAASSAEKYLDTKK; encoded by the coding sequence TTGGATAAAAAAATAATTATTATTGGTGCTGGTCCTGCTGGTTTGACTGCGGGGATGTACTCTGCAAGAGCAAGGATAAAAACTGTTATTATTGAAAAGTTTTTTCCAGGTGGAAATATGCTTATTACAGAGACAATAGAAAACTATCCAGGTTTTGATGTTCCTGTCTCAGGGCAAGAACTATCAGAAAAAATGAAAAAACAATATCTGGATTGGGACGGAGAGTTGGTTGATGGTGAAGTTGAGGAGGTTTCTTTTGATAAAGAAGACAAAAGAGTGGTTCTTTCCGATGGGAAAGAGTTGTCAGCTGGTGCTCTAATAATAGCGAGCGGTTCGGTAAGACAAAAACTTGGAGTAGAAGGAGAAGATGAGTTTCAGGGGAAAGGTGTCTCTTATTGCGCAATATGTGACGGCGCTTTTTTTAAAGGTAAAACGATAGCAGTGATAGGGGGAGGTAATTCTGCCCTTGAGGAAGCAATATATCTAACAAGATATGTTGATAAGTGTTACCTTATACATAGGAGAAACGAATTTCGGGCTTCAAAACATTTTAATGAAGAACTCCTTAAGTTTCCATCGATTGAACCTATTATGTCGGCTGTTGTGGACAAGATAGAAGGCGATGATACTGTTAAAAATATAGTTCTAAAAAGGTTGGATAAAAAGACAAAAGAAGATTTAAAATTGGATGGAATATTTGTTTCTGTTGGGCAGAAACCTAATGTTGATTTTTTAAAAGGTCGGCTTGAACAGAACCCGAGTGGATATCTAATAACTAACTATAGAATGGAAACCTCAAAAGAAGGTGTTTTTGCTTGTGGAGATGTTATAAGAAAATCTCTCTACCAGGTTGTAACTGCTTGTGGTGACGGTGCAATAGCGGCATCTTCAGCAGAAAAATATCTTGATACTAAAAAATAA